From a single Campylobacter concisus genomic region:
- a CDS encoding tautomerase family protein: MPYVNIKIAGPEPTKEQKDQVFKEVTETLARVLGKKKEAVMIFIETHDASNIGVGGESVEDKRKVIK; this comes from the coding sequence ATGCCTTATGTTAATATCAAAATAGCAGGTCCAGAGCCGACAAAAGAACAAAAAGATCAAGTTTTTAAAGAGGTGACTGAGACGCTTGCAAGAGTGCTTGGCAAGAAAAAAGAGGCGGTGATGATTTTCATAGAAACTCACGATGCTAGCAACATCGGCGTAGGTGGCGAAAGCGTAGAAGATAAGAGAAAGGTGATAAAATGA
- the bcp gene encoding thioredoxin-dependent thiol peroxidase produces MSEFSKTDLERKITLEVGDKAPEFEALNQDGVKVALKDFIGKNVVLYFYPKDNTPGCTTEACEFSANYDQFIKNDTVIIGVSPDSVKSHVGFIAKQNLKHILLSDEDKKISKLYGVWQVKKNYGKEYLGIARSTFVIGKDGKIAKIYKSVKAKDHAAKVLADLAK; encoded by the coding sequence ATGAGCGAATTTAGCAAAACAGACTTAGAAAGAAAGATAACGCTTGAGGTTGGCGATAAAGCGCCAGAGTTTGAAGCACTAAATCAAGATGGCGTAAAGGTCGCATTAAAGGACTTTATAGGCAAAAATGTAGTGCTTTACTTCTACCCAAAAGACAACACTCCAGGTTGCACGACTGAGGCTTGCGAATTTAGCGCAAACTACGATCAGTTTATCAAAAACGATACCGTCATCATCGGCGTTAGCCCAGATAGCGTGAAGTCACATGTGGGTTTTATCGCAAAGCAAAATTTAAAGCACATTCTATTAAGCGACGAGGATAAAAAAATTTCAAAGCTTTATGGTGTTTGGCAAGTTAAGAAAAACTACGGTAAAGAGTATCTTGGCATCGCAAGAAGCACCTTTGTGATCGGCAAAGACGGCAAGATAGCTAAAATTTATAAAAGCGTAAAAGCCAAAGATCACGCCGCAAAAGTACTAGCTGATCTAGCAAAATAA
- a CDS encoding thiol:disulfide interchange protein DsbA/DsbL, which yields MKLIKMLILSAFFALNLSALTEGVEYQTLAKPLNVPKNSVVKVFSYDCPHCYKFDRTITKKLMSKLEDVKFIPYHLSTKGKLGETASKIFAALISIDEANGTDLLSDESKFKQAKFAIYKARHDEKDDFDDGKDKERFINLALKAAHVSKDDYEKALNSDRAKELLDAWFASYDVASISGVPAFVVSGKYLINLSAASSIDEMAKIIQELLDK from the coding sequence ATGAAGCTTATAAAAATGCTAATTTTAAGTGCGTTTTTTGCGCTAAATTTATCAGCACTGACTGAAGGCGTGGAGTATCAAACTCTAGCAAAGCCGCTTAATGTGCCTAAAAACTCGGTCGTTAAGGTCTTTAGCTATGACTGCCCACACTGCTATAAATTTGACCGGACTATCACAAAAAAGCTGATGTCAAAGCTTGAAGATGTGAAATTTATCCCATATCATCTAAGCACAAAAGGCAAGCTTGGTGAGACTGCGAGTAAAATTTTTGCCGCTCTTATATCGATAGATGAGGCAAATGGCACTGATCTACTAAGCGATGAGTCAAAATTTAAGCAAGCAAAATTTGCGATCTATAAAGCAAGACATGATGAAAAAGATGATTTTGATGATGGCAAAGACAAAGAGAGATTTATAAATTTAGCCCTTAAAGCAGCTCACGTGAGCAAGGACGACTACGAAAAAGCACTAAATAGCGACCGAGCAAAAGAGCTTTTAGACGCATGGTTCGCCTCTTATGATGTTGCAAGTATCAGCGGTGTGCCAGCTTTTGTAGTAAGTGGCAAATATCTGATAAATTTAAGTGCAGCTTCGTCGATCGACGAGATGGCAAAGATCATACAAGAGCTTTTAGATAAGTAG
- a CDS encoding branched-chain amino acid transaminase: MNASEFIWMDGKLVKWDDAKVHVLTHSLHYANAVFEGTRAYKTKKGLAIFRLQDHTKRLLRSAKMTVLNVPYTEEELEKAQIELLRANKYDGNVYIRPLVFLGYGVMGVAHTKAPVQTAIASWEWGAYLGDEGLEKGIRVKISSFAKLAPAAQMNRAKASSNYLSSQMANYEAKEAGYDEALLLDSEGFVAEGPGECFFIVENGVLITPPNDNSLLSITQDTVIRLAHDLDIEVRRERITRDQAYTADEAFFTGTAAEVTPINSIDNRVIGNGARGEVTKRLQKAYFDVVYGLNKKYESFLTYI, from the coding sequence ATGAATGCTTCAGAATTTATCTGGATGGATGGAAAATTAGTTAAATGGGACGATGCAAAAGTACACGTTCTAACTCACTCTTTGCACTACGCTAATGCCGTATTTGAGGGTACAAGAGCTTATAAAACAAAAAAAGGTCTAGCTATTTTTAGACTCCAAGATCACACAAAAAGGCTTTTAAGATCAGCAAAAATGACTGTTTTAAATGTACCTTACACTGAGGAAGAGCTTGAAAAAGCGCAAATAGAGCTTCTTCGCGCAAACAAATATGACGGCAATGTTTATATTCGCCCACTTGTATTTTTAGGATACGGCGTAATGGGTGTAGCTCACACAAAAGCACCAGTGCAAACTGCTATCGCTTCATGGGAATGGGGTGCTTATCTTGGCGATGAAGGCCTAGAAAAAGGTATCAGAGTTAAAATTTCAAGCTTTGCCAAACTCGCACCTGCTGCTCAAATGAACAGAGCAAAAGCTAGCTCAAACTATTTAAGCTCACAAATGGCAAACTACGAGGCAAAAGAGGCTGGATACGACGAGGCACTACTTCTTGATAGCGAGGGCTTTGTGGCTGAAGGTCCAGGCGAGTGCTTCTTTATCGTTGAAAATGGCGTTTTAATCACTCCGCCAAACGACAACAGCCTACTTAGCATCACTCAAGATACAGTCATAAGACTTGCTCATGATCTTGACATCGAAGTAAGAAGAGAGCGCATCACAAGAGATCAGGCTTACACAGCTGATGAGGCGTTTTTCACAGGCACAGCAGCTGAAGTAACACCTATAAATAGCATAGACAACCGCGTGATTGGCAACGGCGCTAGAGGCGAAGTGACAAAGAGACTACAAAAAGCTTATTTTGACGTAGTTTATGGTCTAAATAAAAAATATGAATCATTTTTAACATATATTTAA
- a CDS encoding prohibitin family protein, with protein MPADLNDYFNKKKPGNDNRGSSQNSDKEPPFKKDFKMPNLPNGFGKFGALAYILIAIIAIFAITQPFKVIHSGEVGIKSTAGKYEPNPLQPGFHFFLPFIQDIIIVDTRVRIINYTSGEDMGESMQKSYQGVGAGILRKNSISVLDARNLPVSIDITVQYRLNPENAPQTIASWGLSWESKIVDPVVRDVVRSIAGKYTAEELPTKRNDLARQIDDGIRKDIDSQPNKPVELLTVQLREIILPSKVKEQIERVQIAKQEAERTKYEVERANQEALKQAALAEGTAKAAIIEAKGKADAIKIEADATAYANKEVAKSVDQNLLNLKQIETQNKFNEALKENKDAKIFLTPGGAVPNIWLDTKDKTKASSASER; from the coding sequence ATGCCCGCTGATTTAAACGATTATTTCAATAAAAAAAAGCCAGGTAATGACAACAGGGGCTCTAGTCAAAATAGCGACAAAGAGCCACCCTTCAAAAAGGACTTTAAAATGCCAAATTTGCCAAATGGTTTTGGTAAATTTGGAGCACTTGCCTATATTTTAATTGCAATTATTGCTATTTTTGCTATCACTCAGCCATTTAAAGTAATTCACTCAGGTGAAGTTGGCATAAAGTCTACAGCAGGTAAATACGAGCCAAATCCTTTGCAACCAGGCTTTCACTTCTTTTTACCTTTTATCCAAGATATCATCATCGTGGATACCAGAGTTAGGATCATAAACTATACTTCTGGCGAGGATATGGGCGAATCAATGCAAAAATCATATCAAGGCGTTGGTGCTGGAATTTTACGCAAAAACTCTATTTCGGTACTCGATGCTAGAAATTTACCAGTTAGCATTGATATTACTGTACAATACCGTTTAAATCCGGAAAATGCTCCTCAAACTATTGCCTCTTGGGGTCTTAGCTGGGAGAGTAAGATTGTCGATCCTGTCGTTCGTGATGTAGTTCGTAGTATCGCTGGTAAATATACAGCAGAAGAGCTTCCAACAAAAAGAAACGACCTAGCAAGACAAATCGATGATGGCATAAGAAAAGACATCGACTCTCAGCCAAATAAGCCAGTTGAGCTTTTAACAGTACAACTTCGTGAGATCATCTTGCCTTCAAAGGTAAAAGAGCAAATAGAACGCGTTCAGATCGCAAAACAAGAAGCTGAAAGAACAAAATACGAAGTAGAAAGAGCAAATCAAGAAGCCTTAAAACAAGCTGCACTTGCTGAAGGTACCGCTAAAGCTGCTATCATTGAAGCAAAAGGCAAGGCTGATGCCATTAAAATCGAGGCTGATGCGACTGCTTATGCAAACAAAGAGGTTGCAAAAAGCGTAGATCAAAATCTACTAAATTTAAAGCAGATCGAGACGCAAAACAAATTTAACGAAGCTCTAAAAGAAAACAAAGATGCTAAAATTTTCTTAACACCTGGCGGAGCTGTGCCAAACATCTGGCTAGATACAAAAGATAAAACCAAAGCTAGCTCGGCAAGCGAAAGGTAA
- the hisIE gene encoding bifunctional phosphoribosyl-AMP cyclohydrolase/phosphoribosyl-ATP diphosphatase HisIE has product MNSVTKSIDWQKVGGLLPVVVCDYATNEVLMLAYMNEEALNLSLSSRYAHYFSRTKNRIWKKGEESGNTQEIKAVFLDCDNDTLLLKVIQNGGAACHTGARSCFFNKINLQDSKISDAKIEVKKPNYGILDELYHVIEDRKLNANPETSYVASLFKKGENQILKKVGEEAGEFIMAAKDLGFAKALGSNELKAKNDLIYEAADLCFHALVALSAHNIHPDAVKNELARRFGMSGIEEKRSRDVK; this is encoded by the coding sequence ATGAACAGCGTAACAAAAAGCATAGACTGGCAAAAAGTTGGCGGATTGCTTCCAGTAGTGGTTTGCGATTATGCCACAAACGAAGTTTTAATGCTTGCTTACATGAACGAAGAAGCACTAAATTTAAGTCTATCTAGCCGTTACGCTCACTACTTTTCACGCACCAAAAATAGAATTTGGAAAAAAGGCGAAGAGAGCGGAAATACACAGGAGATAAAAGCTGTATTTCTAGACTGTGATAACGATACTTTGCTTTTAAAAGTGATTCAAAACGGAGGTGCAGCTTGTCACACTGGGGCAAGGTCGTGTTTTTTTAATAAGATAAATTTACAAGATAGTAAAATTTCGGATGCAAAAATCGAAGTTAAGAAACCAAATTACGGCATCCTTGACGAGCTTTATCACGTGATAGAAGATAGGAAGCTAAATGCCAACCCTGAGACTTCATATGTGGCAAGTCTTTTTAAAAAAGGCGAAAATCAAATTTTAAAGAAAGTTGGCGAAGAGGCTGGCGAATTTATAATGGCTGCAAAGGATCTTGGCTTTGCTAAAGCATTGGGCTCAAATGAATTAAAAGCAAAAAATGATCTGATCTACGAAGCAGCCGATCTTTGCTTTCATGCACTTGTGGCACTTTCAGCCCACAATATCCATCCAGATGCTGTAAAAAACGAACTTGCAAGGCGTTTTGGTATGAGCGGCATTGAAGAGAAAAGATCGCGAGATGTTAAATAG
- a CDS encoding DUF2393 family protein: protein MLNSIKHNLLFVLQNAKLIDFLTYGWIFLAFILIVLLGIFIAIKSWWQIGFLFILAGFFGLFVGNYYANKYINENLRPVSISKIITKQLQYVDALMVDFNITNNSNNALSVCKIELDFYLSSRQNTKDFFNSLNPFARKRIILNEEFLPKQSIEIKEFVNDFAFIDYNISKKVECF, encoded by the coding sequence ATGTTAAATAGCATTAAGCACAACTTGCTTTTTGTATTGCAAAATGCAAAGCTCATTGATTTTTTAACCTATGGCTGGATATTTTTAGCATTTATACTAATTGTGCTTTTAGGAATTTTTATCGCGATAAAGTCGTGGTGGCAGATAGGATTTTTATTTATTCTAGCTGGTTTTTTCGGACTTTTTGTAGGTAATTACTACGCAAACAAATATATAAATGAAAATTTAAGGCCAGTTAGCATAAGCAAAATAATAACCAAGCAGCTTCAATATGTTGATGCGTTAATGGTTGATTTTAATATTACAAATAATTCAAATAATGCACTTAGTGTCTGTAAAATCGAGCTTGACTTCTATCTAAGCTCAAGGCAAAATACGAAAGATTTTTTTAACTCGCTTAATCCATTTGCTAGAAAAAGAATCATCTTAAACGAGGAATTTTTGCCAAAGCAAAGCATTGAGATTAAAGAATTTGTCAATGATTTCGCATTTATAGATTACAATATCTCTAAAAAAGTGGAGTGTTTTTGA
- a CDS encoding DUF2393 family protein, whose product MSSAYFTIVHIIVLFAIALLSILFLVLSLRAERKLFLSLFFTNILVSTTLAVFLMLVLDKYTKKGMLENVKSERILRNESIVFKGQVRNIGKFTISNCTLTVKLINQPLNKNDLGGEAFFKPSGLSFFSWVLGTDKDERPNTVEYKFDVAKNLPKQKSTPFTVYMPYPPYFKNGMNITKLNCY is encoded by the coding sequence ATGAGCTCAGCATATTTTACGATCGTTCATATTATCGTTCTTTTTGCGATTGCTCTACTTTCTATTTTGTTTCTTGTTCTTTCACTTAGAGCTGAGCGAAAGTTATTTTTATCACTATTTTTTACAAACATTTTGGTCTCAACTACACTTGCTGTTTTTTTGATGCTAGTGCTTGATAAATATACAAAAAAAGGTATGCTCGAAAATGTAAAAAGTGAACGAATTTTACGAAATGAAAGTATTGTTTTTAAGGGGCAAGTGAGAAACATTGGTAAATTTACAATTAGCAACTGCACACTGACAGTCAAACTAATCAATCAACCGCTAAATAAAAATGACCTTGGCGGTGAAGCATTTTTTAAGCCAAGTGGGCTTTCATTTTTCTCATGGGTTCTTGGCACAGATAAGGATGAGAGGCCAAATACAGTTGAATATAAATTTGATGTAGCCAAAAATTTACCAAAGCAAAAAAGCACACCATTTACCGTATATATGCCATATCCGCCTTACTTTAAAAATGGCATGAATATCACAAAACTAAATTGCTACTAA
- the purF gene encoding amidophosphoribosyltransferase, with product MCAIVGIINSKDAAKTAYYALFSMQHRGQEASGISVCDDGEISTHKGNGLVTEVFNEEILRSLKGDMAIGHNRYATAGKNSGRDAQPIAANYSLGQISIVHNGNLVNKDEVRDELIKDGAIFQTNMDTENIIHLIARNHSKHLQDRIIAALDKIKGAYCLLIQSRHKTFAIRDRWGVRPLSLGRLKDGGYIVASETCAFDLVGASFIRDIRPGEMIVFEHGKSEFQSLQIFEPEPRVCAFEYIYFARPDSVIEGKSVYEVRKKMGEVLAKKSKIKADFVVPVPDSGVPAALGYANESKIPFELAITRNHYVGRTFIEPSQEMRNLKVKLKLNPMSSVLKGKSIVVIDDSIVRGTTSKKVVDLLRHAGAKEIHFRVACPELKYPERYGIDTPSFEELISSKKNAEEVREYIGADSLEFLSIDELKESIGNERKYSLVSFDGDYFIK from the coding sequence ATGTGTGCAATAGTTGGTATTATAAATTCTAAAGATGCAGCAAAGACTGCCTATTATGCGTTATTTTCTATGCAGCATCGCGGCCAAGAGGCGAGTGGCATTAGTGTTTGTGATGACGGAGAAATTTCTACTCACAAGGGTAATGGCCTAGTTACAGAGGTCTTTAATGAAGAAATTTTAAGATCACTAAAAGGTGATATGGCTATTGGTCACAACCGCTATGCAACTGCTGGTAAAAACTCAGGTCGTGACGCCCAGCCAATAGCCGCTAATTACTCTTTGGGACAAATTTCAATCGTCCATAATGGAAATTTGGTAAATAAAGATGAGGTTAGAGATGAGCTTATTAAGGATGGTGCGATATTTCAGACAAATATGGATACTGAAAATATCATCCATCTAATTGCAAGAAATCATAGTAAACACTTGCAGGACCGTATTATCGCGGCACTTGATAAGATAAAAGGTGCTTATTGTCTGCTTATCCAGTCACGCCATAAAACCTTTGCCATAAGAGATCGCTGGGGTGTTAGACCACTAAGTCTTGGCAGGCTAAAAGATGGTGGATATATCGTAGCTAGCGAGACTTGTGCTTTTGATCTTGTGGGGGCTAGTTTTATAAGAGATATCAGGCCTGGCGAGATGATAGTTTTTGAACATGGAAAAAGTGAGTTTCAAAGCCTACAAATTTTTGAGCCAGAGCCTAGAGTTTGCGCCTTCGAGTATATATATTTTGCTCGCCCAGATAGCGTGATAGAAGGTAAAAGCGTCTATGAAGTTAGAAAAAAAATGGGTGAAGTACTAGCTAAAAAGAGCAAAATTAAAGCAGATTTCGTCGTACCTGTACCAGATAGCGGAGTACCAGCAGCGCTTGGGTACGCAAATGAGAGCAAAATCCCATTTGAGCTAGCTATCACTAGAAACCACTATGTGGGTAGAACCTTTATCGAGCCAAGCCAAGAGATGAGGAATTTAAAAGTCAAGCTAAAACTTAATCCGATGTCATCGGTTCTAAAAGGTAAAAGTATCGTTGTTATCGATGATAGTATCGTTCGCGGTACTACTTCAAAAAAAGTGGTTGATCTTTTAAGACATGCGGGCGCTAAAGAGATTCATTTTAGAGTCGCTTGCCCTGAGCTTAAATACCCTGAGCGATATGGCATTGATACGCCAAGCTTTGAAGAGTTAATAAGCTCTAAAAAAAATGCAGAGGAAGTAAGAGAATATATCGGTGCAGATAGCTTAGAATTTTTAAGTATAGACGAACTTAAAGAAAGTATCGGTAATGAGCGAAAATATTCGCTTGTAAGCTTTGATGGTGACTATTTCATAAAGTGA
- the dapB gene encoding 4-hydroxy-tetrahydrodipicolinate reductase — protein MVKIGLYGASGKMAQSIIFCLKDEKDATLSIAFSQKNQVENLSSDLLTNDFAKFFEACDVIIDFSQKEATMALLNYARTNPKPLVIGTTGLDNEDKNLLHLASGAMPILYATNMSLGVAVLNRLARIASKTLREFDIEIVEQHHRHKKDAPSGTAMTLAGCVAEARDLNLKDVLVTGRAGMVGERSKDEIAVMALRGGDVVGRHTVGFYNDGEFIELNHTATSRATFSKGAIRAAIWLKDQNSGLYSIDDSLGLDD, from the coding sequence TTGGTAAAAATAGGCCTTTATGGTGCTAGTGGAAAGATGGCTCAAAGTATCATTTTTTGTTTAAAAGATGAAAAAGATGCCACTTTAAGCATCGCTTTTAGCCAAAAAAATCAAGTTGAAAATTTAAGTAGCGATCTTTTGACAAATGACTTTGCTAAATTTTTTGAAGCATGCGATGTGATAATCGACTTTAGTCAAAAAGAGGCGACAATGGCATTGCTAAACTACGCTAGAACCAATCCAAAACCACTAGTTATCGGTACGACCGGGTTAGATAACGAAGATAAAAACTTACTTCACCTAGCATCGGGAGCTATGCCTATTCTTTACGCAACAAATATGAGTTTGGGCGTAGCTGTACTAAACCGCCTTGCAAGGATCGCTTCAAAAACATTAAGAGAATTTGACATAGAGATAGTAGAGCAACACCATAGGCACAAAAAGGACGCTCCAAGCGGCACAGCAATGACCTTAGCTGGTTGCGTGGCTGAGGCTAGGGATCTAAATTTAAAAGATGTTTTAGTCACTGGTAGAGCTGGCATGGTGGGCGAAAGAAGCAAGGACGAGATCGCAGTCATGGCGCTTCGTGGTGGCGATGTAGTCGGTCGCCATACGGTTGGCTTTTATAATGACGGCGAATTTATTGAGCTAAATCACACCGCAACGAGTAGGGCAACCTTTTCAAAAGGTGCGATCAGGGCTGCCATTTGGCTAAAAGATCAAAATAGTGGCCTTTACTCGATAGACGATAGTTTAGGGCTTGATGATTAA
- a CDS encoding NAD(P)/FAD-dependent oxidoreductase — translation MLDLAIIGGGPAGLSAGLYATRGGLKNVVMFEKGEPGGQITSSSEIENYPGQKAPGESGFDFMSTWWKQCSAFGLVHKWANVVGVRKNSDGSFEILLEGGKSEQAKAVIVATGSTPRRAGFKGEDEFFGKGVSTCATCDGFFYKNKEVAVLGGGDTAVEEALYLANICSKVYLIHRRDEFRAAPTTVEKARKNEKIEFITSATIKEALGDKMGLTKIVLDTKNGERVLDVPGIFTFVGLNVNNEILKDENGKFICDMVDGGQVKTNLKMQTSLNGLFVAGDIREDAPKQVIVAAGDGAVAALSAMSYIESLH, via the coding sequence ATGCTTGATTTAGCAATCATCGGAGGCGGTCCAGCAGGACTAAGCGCCGGACTTTACGCCACTAGAGGCGGACTAAAAAATGTTGTAATGTTTGAAAAAGGCGAGCCTGGCGGTCAGATCACCTCTAGCTCAGAGATAGAAAACTACCCAGGTCAAAAAGCACCTGGCGAGAGTGGCTTTGACTTTATGAGCACTTGGTGGAAGCAGTGCAGCGCATTTGGACTAGTTCATAAGTGGGCAAACGTCGTTGGTGTTAGAAAAAATAGCGATGGTAGCTTTGAAATTTTACTTGAAGGTGGCAAGAGCGAGCAGGCAAAGGCTGTCATCGTAGCGACTGGCTCAACACCAAGACGTGCTGGCTTTAAGGGTGAAGATGAGTTCTTTGGCAAAGGCGTAAGCACATGCGCAACATGCGATGGCTTCTTTTACAAAAACAAAGAAGTAGCTGTTCTTGGCGGTGGTGATACGGCTGTTGAAGAGGCACTTTACCTAGCGAATATCTGCTCAAAAGTCTATCTAATTCATAGGCGTGACGAGTTTAGAGCAGCACCTACGACCGTTGAAAAAGCTAGAAAAAATGAGAAGATCGAGTTCATAACAAGTGCGACGATAAAAGAGGCGCTTGGCGATAAAATGGGCCTAACAAAGATCGTGCTTGATACCAAAAATGGTGAGCGTGTGCTTGATGTGCCAGGAATTTTTACCTTTGTCGGACTAAATGTAAATAACGAAATTTTAAAAGATGAAAATGGCAAATTTATCTGCGATATGGTAGATGGCGGACAGGTTAAGACAAACCTTAAGATGCAAACCAGCCTGAATGGACTCTTTGTAGCAGGCGACATTAGAGAGGACGCTCCAAAGCAAGTTATAGTAGCTGCAGGTGATGGCGCAGTGGCTGCACTTAGTGCTATGAGTTACATAGAAAGCTTACATTAA
- the trxA gene encoding thioredoxin, which produces MGKYIELTKENFDVTKEGVALVDFWAPWCGPCRMLAPVIEELAEDFDSKAKICKVNTDEVQDLAVEFGIRSIPTLLFFKNGELVEQMVGAQSKQALTDKLNSLL; this is translated from the coding sequence ATGGGAAAATACATCGAACTTACAAAAGAAAATTTTGATGTTACAAAAGAAGGCGTTGCTTTAGTAGACTTTTGGGCTCCATGGTGCGGACCTTGCCGTATGCTAGCTCCAGTGATCGAAGAGCTTGCTGAAGACTTTGATAGTAAAGCAAAAATTTGCAAGGTAAATACTGATGAAGTACAAGATCTTGCAGTTGAGTTTGGCATCAGATCGATCCCAACATTGCTATTTTTCAAAAATGGCGAGCTAGTTGAGCAAATGGTCGGTGCGCAGTCAAAACAAGCCTTAACTGACAAACTAAATTCGCTTCTTTAA
- a CDS encoding YraN family protein: protein MGLKEYLFGKSSEDRACEFLQKLGFVILERNFHSKFGEIDIIALSSDKILHFIEVKATSGEYEAEYRLNKAKYIKILKTINFYMMKNEPNRDFQVDLLVIKNENLELIENISL from the coding sequence TTGGGGCTAAAAGAGTATCTCTTTGGCAAAAGCTCCGAAGATAGGGCGTGTGAATTTTTACAAAAGCTTGGTTTTGTCATTTTAGAGAGAAATTTTCACTCTAAATTTGGCGAGATTGACATTATCGCACTAAGTAGTGATAAAATTTTACACTTCATAGAGGTAAAAGCAACTAGCGGAGAATATGAAGCAGAGTATAGACTAAATAAGGCAAAATATATAAAAATTTTAAAAACTATAAATTTTTATATGATGAAAAATGAGCCAAATAGAGATTTTCAAGTCGATTTACTAGTTATAAAAAATGAAAATTTAGAGTTGATAGAAAATATTAGTTTATAA
- a CDS encoding homoserine dehydrogenase has protein sequence MNVAILGVGTVGESVAKILLKNKKLIAARSGEEIVPVVGVVRNLNKKRDAGIPLTDDINSVINRDDIDVFVELMGGVEEPFRVVSEILKRKKAVVTANKALLAYHRYALQNLAKNIPFGFEASVAGGVPIIRALREGLSANHIVSINGILNGTSNFILTSMMDEGSNFKDALKKAQELGYAEADPTFDVGGFDTAHKLLILASIAYGVHGDPEDILIEGIQGITPEDIFFAKDFEYSIKLLAIAKKSEGKIELRVHPALVPQNKMIAKASGVTNAISVVGEVVGETMYYGPGAGGDATASAVISDLIDIARDSKSPMLGYKAPFELNTLELLDRDRIKTKYYFRLKVEDKMGVLAKITNLMSENNLSIDSILQKPKDESEFAVLFFTTHTSLEADVRRTIEILKEQEYIKEEPFMMRIEE, from the coding sequence ATGAATGTAGCGATATTGGGCGTTGGAACAGTTGGCGAGTCAGTTGCTAAAATTTTACTAAAAAATAAAAAGCTAATCGCAGCAAGAAGTGGCGAGGAGATCGTACCAGTCGTTGGAGTGGTCAGAAATTTAAATAAAAAAAGAGATGCTGGTATCCCTTTGACTGACGACATAAATAGCGTCATAAACCGCGATGATATCGATGTTTTTGTCGAACTTATGGGTGGTGTGGAAGAGCCTTTTAGGGTTGTGAGTGAAATTTTAAAGCGAAAAAAAGCAGTCGTGACCGCAAACAAAGCACTTCTGGCCTATCACAGATATGCTTTGCAAAATTTAGCCAAAAATATACCATTTGGCTTTGAAGCAAGCGTGGCTGGTGGCGTACCGATCATTAGAGCCTTAAGAGAAGGCTTAAGCGCAAACCACATCGTTAGTATAAATGGCATACTAAACGGAACTAGTAACTTTATCCTAACCTCGATGATGGACGAGGGCTCAAATTTTAAAGACGCACTTAAAAAGGCGCAAGAGCTCGGATACGCTGAGGCTGATCCTACTTTTGATGTGGGTGGCTTTGATACGGCTCATAAGCTTCTTATACTGGCAAGCATCGCATACGGTGTGCACGGCGATCCAGAGGATATTTTGATCGAAGGAATACAAGGTATTACGCCTGAAGATATATTTTTCGCAAAAGATTTCGAATACTCAATAAAACTTCTAGCAATTGCCAAAAAAAGCGAGGGTAAAATCGAACTACGTGTGCATCCAGCACTTGTGCCGCAAAATAAAATGATAGCAAAGGCAAGCGGTGTGACAAATGCGATCAGTGTCGTTGGCGAGGTCGTTGGCGAGACGATGTACTATGGACCTGGAGCTGGTGGCGATGCAACGGCAAGTGCAGTTATCAGCGATCTTATCGACATCGCAAGAGATAGCAAATCGCCGATGCTTGGATATAAAGCACCGTTTGAATTAAATACGCTTGAACTACTTGATCGCGATAGGATAAAGACGAAGTACTACTTTAGGTTAAAAGTTGAAGACAAAATGGGCGTGCTAGCAAAGATTACAAATTTAATGAGTGAAAATAACTTATCGATCGATAGCATACTTCAAAAACCAAAAGATGAGAGCGAATTTGCGGTATTGTTTTTTACGACACATACGAGTCTTGAGGCTGATGTAAGAAGGACAATTGAAATTTTAAAAGAGCAAGAGTATATAAAAGAAGAGCCATTTATGATGAGGATCGAGGAGTAG